Proteins from a genomic interval of Lysobacter stagni:
- the creC gene encoding two-component system sensor histidine kinase CreC — MKIGLRVFLGYFVIVALAGLLLAQVFVAQVKPGVRQAMEDTLVDTANVLAELATDDLLAGRIADGDFAHRVRAMAQRDYGARIWGFGKRSSQYRIYVTDAHGIVVFDSEGRDVGRDYSRWNDVYRTLRGQYGARSTRSDPADPDSTVMHVAAPIRDPQGRIAGVLTVAKPNRTIAPFIERSQRVVQRWGAVLLGVSLLIGLVAAWWLSHQLGLLRRYAHAVTAGERTALPHTAGEFGELGRALETMRTRLEGKQYVEHYVHTLTHEMKSPLAAIRGSAELLEGPLEEVDRLRFAASIRAQSDRLAQMIDKMLALAAVEHRQRLDHPEPVQLAQLVEEATSQCATRLERAGLSLDLDVSPDLPHVHGDPFLLRQALVNLIENAIDFAPHGSRIGVRLFRDGDRQCVEVLDSGPGIPDYAVGRVFERFYSLPRPGNGSRSSGLGLCFVAEVATLHGGGAALCNRDEGGALARLSLPE, encoded by the coding sequence ATGAAAATAGGCCTGCGCGTTTTCCTGGGGTACTTCGTCATCGTCGCGCTGGCGGGACTGCTGCTGGCGCAGGTGTTCGTCGCGCAGGTGAAGCCCGGCGTTCGCCAGGCGATGGAGGACACGCTGGTCGACACCGCCAACGTGCTGGCGGAACTGGCCACCGACGACCTGCTGGCCGGACGCATCGCCGACGGCGATTTCGCCCACCGCGTGCGCGCGATGGCGCAGCGCGACTACGGCGCGCGCATCTGGGGCTTCGGCAAGCGCAGCTCGCAGTACCGCATCTACGTCACCGACGCGCACGGCATCGTGGTGTTCGACAGCGAAGGCCGCGACGTCGGGCGCGACTATTCGCGCTGGAACGACGTCTACCGGACCCTGCGCGGTCAGTATGGCGCGCGCTCCACGCGCAGCGATCCGGCCGATCCGGACTCCACCGTGATGCATGTCGCCGCGCCCATCCGCGATCCGCAGGGACGTATCGCCGGCGTGCTCACCGTGGCCAAGCCCAACCGGACGATCGCGCCGTTCATCGAGCGCAGCCAGCGCGTGGTGCAGCGCTGGGGCGCGGTGCTGCTGGGCGTTTCGTTGCTGATCGGGCTGGTGGCGGCGTGGTGGTTGTCGCACCAGCTGGGCCTGCTTCGTCGTTACGCGCACGCCGTCACCGCGGGCGAACGCACCGCGTTGCCGCACACGGCGGGTGAATTCGGCGAGCTGGGGCGCGCGCTGGAAACCATGCGCACGCGCCTGGAAGGAAAGCAGTACGTCGAGCACTACGTCCACACGCTCACGCACGAGATGAAGAGCCCGCTGGCGGCCATCCGCGGCAGCGCCGAGCTGCTGGAAGGGCCGCTGGAAGAGGTCGACCGCCTCCGCTTCGCCGCCAGCATCCGCGCCCAGAGCGACCGGCTCGCGCAGATGATCGACAAGATGCTGGCGCTTGCGGCGGTGGAGCATCGCCAACGGCTGGACCATCCCGAACCGGTGCAGCTGGCGCAGCTGGTGGAGGAGGCGACCTCGCAATGCGCCACCCGCCTGGAACGCGCCGGCCTGTCACTGGACCTGGATGTATCGCCCGATCTGCCGCACGTGCACGGCGACCCGTTCCTGCTACGGCAGGCGCTGGTGAACCTGATCGAGAACGCCATCGACTTCGCGCCGCACGGCAGCCGGATCGGCGTGCGCCTGTTCCGCGATGGCGACCGCCAATGCGTGGAAGTGCTGGACAGTGGCCCGGGAATTCCCGATTACGCGGTCGGTCGCGTGTTCGAGCGTTTCTACTCGCTGCCGCGGCCGGGCAATGGCAGTCGCAGCAGCGGCCTGGGCCTGTGCTTCGTCGCGGAGGTGGCAACGCTGCACGGCGGCGGCGCGGCGCTGTGCAATCGCGACGAAGGGGGAGCGTTGGCGCGGTTGTCGCTACCGGAATAG